CGCCGGTGACAAGAAGGATCATGGTAAAGATCTGGCCGGTTGGACTCAGTGGATGTACCTCCCGATAGCCAACCGTCGACAGCGTGATGATGGTCATATAGAGGGCATCGAGCCACGGGAAGTTTTCCAGAACGCGATAGCCCACGGTACCAATGAATACGACACTGATGAGGACAAGGATCGCCCCACGCAAGCCGGAGAGGAAGGAAACAACCATCATTCGTAAGGGTTTCCGCTATATCGTCGCGAGTCGCTTCCAGTAGACCAGCTCATCTACTCCAAAAACGACAAGGCTCGGCAAGCGACCGACCTGCACGTATCCATGTCGCTCATAAAAGCGCTGTGCATCAACATTGAAGTCACTACACAAGAGAAAGGTGTGACGGCTCTGGGTTGCCACCGCTGCTTCATACGCTATCAGCAGTTCTGAACCGATCCCTTTACGATGCGCATAGGGAGAGACGGCCATCAGGCGTAAATACCCGCCAAGTCCAAACGTCCCTGAAAACAGAAACCACGACAGTCCCTGTGCGCCGTTCCCATCATCAAACACCAATAGCCCATCACCCCGTGCGAGCGCGCTTTCCAAGCTCTCTGCAATCGCGTTCGCTGGACGATTATAGCGTTGCATCAGAGGCAGCAGTGCGAGCGCCTCACTCAAAGGGCGAATATCAGCCGGCTGCAGAGAACGGGCACTCATAACGCCTCCACAGTTGCGATCTTTATTGGCAAGAAGGGTTTTCTTTTTCCTTCCGCACTCACTGAAAGTTTTACCCGTCCACCTTTCCGCAACGAAAACCACACAGTCGAGCGATTCGCTTCCTGCCGAGTTCCACTAACAGAGGCCCCTTGTACTGTAAACTCAGCCTGGCTCACAGGAATTGCGACCGTCAAGTTCACCAGATCAGTTGCTCCACGATTCTCAATGAGGGCGGTCCCATCTGGCAGATAACGCACGTCGACATCTGCCAGCGCACGCAAGCGATCTCCTGCATCGCGCCAGGTCAGACTGGCAAGGGTACCAGCACGTACACGGGCACTAATACGAGCCAGGGCTTCGTTCAACGCGGAGTCGACAACCAATGCGCCAGTAGGTGTCGGACGTACGGCAAGGGCTCGTCGATGGGCACTATCTCGTGTCGTCGCCGCAGAGGCAGCAAGGTACGTGTGCCCGACAAATATGCCTCGTTGCTCTTCCAACTTCAGCAAGGCATTTTCACTCATTGCCGCTGCCAATTTACGAGGAGGAGCATAGAACCATTGGCTGCGAAATATCCATAGGCGAGGGTCTGGGGGGAATGGACACAACACTGGCATCGCCATCGCCGGATCACCACCAAAGAGGTTCCCAAGTTGTAACCCCCAGTGGTTGAAATCGCTCGCCGCCCACAGCCAGCGATACCCCTGCGCAATCAGTAGATCTCCGATTCCATACTCACCGCTTGTTTCCCAGCCAAAGTTAGAGAGCGCCTCACAGTTTGTGTATGACTGATGATCGATCCAGGTGACGGTCTGCCACGGAGTAAAGGACGCCGGTCCTTTCTCGACGGCAGGACGAGGGTCCTTGCGCGCGCTAATTGAATGCGAACCGACCTCACTGCCAGCAGCAACAATCTCTTTTGCCAACGCACGAATTTCCGGGTCGTCATCGAGGGTGCCGCGTTTGCCGCTGGCGAAAAACGTTTTTGTCAGCTTCAGACCATATCCAAAAAACCCGCCTTTGCCATATTCAGGTGCTGTCTGGTCAGACGTGCCGTACAAAATGGCGCGCAGTGCTTGTGGGTCAGTACGATCAGCATGATCGGTAACGACAAAAGCAGCCTTTGCCCCTGCTTCCCAACGTTCGACAATAAGCGGGAGCGGAGAAGAGACAGGATCAGTAAGATAAAGCATCGCCTGAGCCTGGACCGTAGCGCCCGCGACACGGGTGAGGCGATCTTTTGCTACGCGATGTTGTTCGAGCCCAAGCCAGTTGCCTTCTGGTGTCGAGAGCTTATCGAGGCAGCGTGGATAGATAGAAAATGGATGGGCGGCACGATCGTCGAGAATGAGTTGCACGTCCGTCTGTGGAGTTTTGTTGCGCTTCGCTGCAGGCTGATACCGTGCGGCAATGAATCCAGGTCCTCCAATCACTGTGAGGTCACTCGCACTGATGACAACAGGAGTGCCGCGATCGACGCGCAGTGTCGAATTGAGCGCAGCAAAGGTCAAATCTCTGCCAATGGCACGTGCCGCTCCAGATAAGCGGATCTGGAGAGCCTCTCGTTCAACGGTCGCCGTCACACCATAACGAATGGTAACAGTAAGTGCTAGCGCTCCACCAACCTGTTGTAACACAACCGTTGCGTTCCATACCGGCCCATTACTCGTCCCAATGTATCCACCATCCTTTGCCGACCATACCAATGCCCGCAACCCAATCGGAGCAAGGACCGGTGTCAGCGCTTCCGCCTGAATATCGAGCGCAAGGTCGAAACAGGAGCGCTGAGTTTCATGGCGAAGGCAGTACGAGCTTGACGTTGCGGCGTTTGTGGCGTGTGAAAATATAACACTGATGGCACTCAATACGATGTGCAAGAAAATCGAGCGTGTTGACCTCAACCTCATCCTCCCTGGTATCGCTTCCCATGCTGCCGAAGTCATCGGAGCATTGCAGCCGTAAGCTTAAAGTCACTCGCTGGGTTTGTATACATGGAGGAGCCTTTGCCTTAAAACAATCGACATGAAATTGAAGCAGGAGAGTTGTCACCCTGAACGAAGTGAAGGGTCTCGCAGAGAGACTCTTCGCTTTGCTCAGAATGACAGTCGTGTCCGAGGCCTTCGTAAAGTGCAAGAATGTTACACTCTCTAGTATCACCATGACCGATTCCGACATCTTCAACCAACCCTACGACATCCTCATCGCCGGTGGCGGCAACGCCGCGCTGTGTGCAGCGATTACCGCAGCAAGAGCCGGCGCGTCGGTGCTGGTCGTCGAAGCAGCTCCCAAAGCCATGCGCGGCGGCAATAGTCGCCATACACGGAACATGCGCGTCGCTCATGATGCAGGAAACGACATCCTCACTGGACCATATCCCGTTGATGAGTATTGGGATGATTTACTTCGCGTGACCGGCGGACAAACCGACGAGCAACTCGCTCGCTTGACGCTCGATCGCTCGAAAGAACTGTGGGATTGGCATCAACAGCAAGGGGTACGTTTTCAACCGTCACTGAGCGGGACATTGAGCCTGGGTCGCACGAACGCATTTTTCCTTGGGGGTGGCAAAG
This window of the Deltaproteobacteria bacterium genome carries:
- a CDS encoding GNAT family N-acetyltransferase; translated protein: MSARSLQPADIRPLSEALALLPLMQRYNRPANAIAESLESALARGDGLLVFDDGNGAQGLSWFLFSGTFGLGGYLRLMAVSPYAHRKGIGSELLIAYEAAVATQSRHTFLLCSDFNVDAQRFYERHGYVQVGRLPSLVVFGVDELVYWKRLATI